A genomic segment from Microcella flavibacter encodes:
- a CDS encoding DUF6994 family protein, translating to MSDDSEFDPYFDSRDDAGKGDPDSTSKRLRRQHQLLWSKPLPNGDPFDLVTTRKNCYLFHESDRGRFFLSSDTVVPTFRSWLRMKPITEQLSPDELDEFQVLNHSMAGAMVFPGERRPGSLTINGARGMDLRIADRMDLTLEAIRRHYAGEQSPLSKTLDNYRDFFELFEDFHGYVEHFLLQDLVDERGETVRLFTPFDDFGVTSALPQTVDAYRAYRDEATAFLHARNRRMADWAAANLR from the coding sequence ATGAGTGACGACTCCGAGTTCGACCCCTACTTCGATTCCCGCGACGACGCAGGAAAGGGTGACCCCGACTCCACGAGCAAGCGGCTTCGCCGTCAGCATCAGCTTCTGTGGAGCAAGCCGCTGCCCAACGGAGACCCGTTCGACCTGGTCACCACGCGGAAGAACTGCTACCTGTTCCACGAATCGGATCGCGGGCGGTTCTTCCTGTCGAGCGACACCGTGGTTCCCACATTCCGCAGCTGGTTGCGCATGAAGCCGATCACGGAACAACTGAGTCCCGATGAACTGGACGAGTTCCAGGTGCTCAACCACTCCATGGCCGGCGCGATGGTCTTCCCAGGCGAACGCAGGCCGGGCTCGCTCACCATCAATGGCGCGCGCGGGATGGACCTCCGCATCGCAGACAGAATGGACCTGACGCTGGAAGCGATCCGCCGGCACTATGCGGGCGAGCAGAGCCCCCTCTCGAAGACGCTGGACAACTACCGCGACTTCTTCGAGCTCTTCGAAGACTTCCACGGCTACGTCGAGCACTTCCTCCTGCAAGACCTCGTCGACGAGCGCGGAGAGACGGTGCGGCTGTTCACGCCGTTCGACGACTTCGGCGTGACATCCGCACTGCCGCAGACCGTGGATGCCTATCGCGCGTACCGGGACGAGGCCACCGCGTTTCTCCACGCTCGAAACCGCAGGATGGCCGATTGGGCTGCGGCGAATCTTCGCTGA
- the drmB gene encoding DUF1998 domain-containing protein has product MNDVKQRSIRLSETVSPFGPGAIVDIVGESFMAVTGDHWPPVAQRQEIPCDRLASKLRVDRLWGAPPHKEDGRGRSGGLEFVRFPSWLVCQECQAMTRWRRSREKGTRPLCEECEGRLVPIRFVVVCTERSHVGDVPWVKWVHASAPGECSSTDRLRFRSSRGRAEGLSALEVVCEACGTSRSLGELRRDILLREGQTCWGAQPWESGSPGCGKPIDVQQRGATSLHFGETVSAIDIPEVEGRALEIEDAVRRHPFFGALLARPDTDLEVQLVSQMSAALKCPAATVREVVAEARGDAPPLRATRGSLLAEEFEAFLAASRDAAPTVDFETRRAPLPDDGGPVASGLRSLVDSVVLVDRVREVRASYGFSRYRPDAELVPSVPASDLESKWLPAVEGWGEGIFLKLGGAAVDAWASSPAVTARFAPVVEAQAASVLGGRLHEASPEYVLLHTLAHVLMAELAFRSGYSAPSLRERIYCEGEGDYGVFIYTTSSDVEGTLGGLVRQGETAHLANAVVRAVEQAAWCANDPVCSESEPQSIDGLNLAACHACVLSPETSCESSNLLLDRLTLVGGEGAPGYFQTLLSTMLEQSTGG; this is encoded by the coding sequence ATGAACGACGTCAAGCAGCGGTCGATCAGGCTCTCGGAGACGGTCTCGCCGTTCGGCCCGGGGGCCATCGTTGACATCGTCGGCGAATCGTTCATGGCGGTCACCGGGGACCACTGGCCCCCCGTCGCGCAGCGGCAGGAGATCCCCTGCGACCGTCTCGCGTCGAAACTCCGGGTGGACCGGCTCTGGGGCGCTCCTCCTCACAAGGAGGACGGTCGCGGACGGAGCGGCGGCCTGGAGTTCGTCCGCTTCCCGTCCTGGCTGGTCTGCCAGGAGTGCCAGGCGATGACGCGGTGGCGGAGAAGCCGCGAGAAGGGGACGCGCCCGCTCTGCGAGGAGTGCGAGGGCCGTCTCGTCCCGATCAGGTTCGTCGTCGTCTGCACCGAGCGCAGTCATGTCGGAGACGTGCCCTGGGTCAAGTGGGTGCACGCGAGCGCCCCTGGCGAGTGCTCGTCCACGGATCGACTCCGGTTCCGCTCCTCCAGGGGTCGCGCGGAGGGCCTGAGTGCGCTCGAGGTCGTGTGCGAGGCGTGCGGCACTTCGCGCAGTCTCGGCGAGCTCCGTCGCGACATCCTCCTCCGGGAGGGTCAGACCTGCTGGGGCGCGCAGCCGTGGGAGTCCGGCTCCCCCGGCTGCGGCAAGCCGATCGATGTCCAGCAGCGGGGCGCGACCAGCCTCCACTTCGGGGAGACGGTCAGCGCCATCGACATACCCGAGGTGGAGGGGAGGGCGCTCGAGATCGAGGACGCAGTGCGACGTCATCCGTTCTTCGGCGCTCTGCTCGCCCGACCCGATACAGACCTCGAGGTGCAGCTCGTTTCGCAGATGTCCGCAGCACTGAAGTGCCCTGCAGCGACGGTGCGCGAGGTCGTCGCGGAGGCGCGCGGGGACGCGCCGCCGCTTCGGGCGACCCGCGGATCGCTGCTCGCAGAGGAGTTCGAGGCCTTCCTCGCGGCGTCGAGGGATGCCGCCCCGACGGTCGACTTCGAGACCCGCCGGGCACCCCTCCCCGACGACGGAGGGCCGGTCGCGTCGGGACTGCGCTCTCTCGTCGACTCGGTCGTGCTCGTCGACCGGGTGCGCGAAGTTCGCGCGTCCTACGGCTTCTCGCGATACCGGCCCGATGCCGAGCTGGTGCCGTCCGTGCCCGCGAGCGACCTCGAATCCAAGTGGTTACCCGCTGTCGAGGGTTGGGGCGAGGGGATCTTCCTGAAGCTCGGCGGGGCCGCAGTGGATGCGTGGGCGTCATCTCCCGCCGTCACGGCGAGGTTCGCCCCGGTCGTCGAAGCTCAGGCTGCATCCGTGCTCGGCGGCCGACTGCATGAGGCGTCGCCGGAGTACGTCCTGCTTCACACCCTCGCGCACGTTCTGATGGCCGAGCTGGCGTTCCGCAGCGGATACTCAGCCCCGTCGCTCCGCGAGCGCATCTACTGCGAGGGCGAGGGCGACTACGGGGTGTTCATCTACACCACGTCCTCCGACGTGGAGGGGACGCTCGGCGGCCTGGTCCGGCAGGGGGAGACCGCGCATCTGGCGAACGCGGTCGTGCGCGCGGTGGAGCAGGCCGCGTGGTGCGCAAACGACCCGGTCTGCAGCGAGAGCGAGCCGCAGAGCATCGACGGGCTCAACCTGGCAGCGTGCCACGCGTGCGTGCTGTCGCCCGAGACCTCGTGCGAGTCGAGCAATCTCCTGCTCGACCGCCTCACCCTGGTGGGCGGAGAAGGCGCGCCCGGCTACTTCCAGACTCTCCTCTCGACCATGCTCGAGCAGTCGACCGGGGGGTGA
- a CDS encoding DNA cytosine methyltransferase has translation MRNGEISVLDLFAGAGGLTAGFHSASTRYRSIAAVEWDAAAAASYEATFGEGIMHNVPIQEWLKNGDVPDSVDVIVGGPPCQGFSTLGKRVVEDERNSLWEQYEETILRTDPKYFVVENVAAFSKSPQFEQFLASTEPGGRLEGYQFEHWILNAADYGAPQARKRAVMIGRRSSLPLVGAPPATHIGRHATVADAFAGVPTDPRPVSALSGRTTTYAGKEFAGSFIPSELHIARDYAKVSMDRFQKIPKGGNRFDLPDDLLAPCWRGHRSGSADVMGRMHWDRPSVTIRTEFFKPEKGRYLHPEANRAITHYEAARLQGFSEDHRFVGSRTAIARQIGNAVPVQLAAAIARHLEPLL, from the coding sequence ATGCGCAATGGTGAGATCTCGGTCCTGGATCTCTTCGCCGGCGCCGGCGGCCTCACGGCCGGATTCCACTCCGCGTCGACGCGGTACCGGTCGATCGCAGCCGTCGAATGGGACGCCGCGGCGGCCGCCTCGTACGAGGCGACCTTCGGTGAGGGGATCATGCACAACGTCCCGATCCAGGAATGGTTGAAGAACGGCGACGTGCCCGACTCTGTGGATGTGATCGTCGGAGGGCCGCCGTGCCAGGGCTTCTCCACGCTCGGCAAGCGGGTCGTCGAGGATGAGCGCAACTCGTTGTGGGAGCAGTACGAGGAGACGATCCTCCGCACCGACCCTAAGTACTTCGTCGTCGAGAACGTCGCGGCCTTCTCGAAGTCGCCGCAATTCGAGCAGTTCCTCGCGTCCACCGAGCCCGGCGGGAGGCTCGAGGGGTACCAGTTCGAGCACTGGATCCTCAACGCGGCGGATTACGGGGCCCCTCAGGCGCGCAAGCGGGCCGTGATGATCGGCCGCCGGAGCTCGCTGCCTCTGGTGGGCGCCCCGCCCGCGACCCACATCGGACGCCACGCGACGGTGGCGGACGCGTTCGCCGGCGTTCCGACGGACCCGCGACCGGTCAGCGCGTTGTCCGGTCGAACCACCACGTATGCGGGCAAGGAGTTCGCCGGTTCTTTCATCCCGAGCGAGTTGCACATCGCTCGTGACTACGCCAAGGTCTCGATGGATCGCTTTCAGAAGATTCCGAAGGGCGGCAACCGCTTCGACCTTCCGGATGACCTGCTCGCGCCGTGCTGGCGCGGGCACCGTTCCGGCTCGGCGGACGTGATGGGCCGCATGCACTGGGACCGACCATCGGTGACCATCCGCACGGAGTTCTTCAAGCCGGAGAAGGGGCGCTACCTGCACCCCGAGGCGAACAGGGCGATCACCCACTACGAGGCGGCTCGCCTGCAGGGCTTCAGTGAGGATCACCGCTTCGTGGGCTCCCGGACGGCGATCGCCCGGCAGATCGGCAACGCCGTGCCGGTGCAGCTCGCGGCTGCGATCGCCCGGCATCTCGAACCGCTGCTCTGA
- a CDS encoding nuclease-related domain-containing DEAD/DEAH box helicase, producing the protein MHPTRQRTDANRSEQRLFTAFEGMSGRDDWVVITGLAVGQHVAGLSGEIDVIVVAPERGILLIEAKTAEHVEYRDGEWFLAKNPAPTKNPFAQLDGARRSIRHFLKQRELLRGDEPIARLVWFTNLGRWQFDNGTPHDFTFFEWELGWSDELSDPGALVEKVLAEHCAWFGESENIDVEPASLTAAHATAVADALLSSFTATASASDRRRARLIDERVLLEDQELVLELLETNRHLYFDGPAGCGKSWLVAVAARRAARAGRRTLLTCWNLLMAQSLRDLVGESTFDIEVADLNAVMLRVCELEANPDGATDHWYRHELPELTLAALREHPERGGFDTICVDEFQDVAGVPLIMDVLRALCLGGDPERSSFVLAGDAGQQIMRATGERAEPLPAARELGAGIVHVRVRRNCRVAPRLLRAVRGQLGRQNDHSGDRMSSSTPGALEVVNVSEGRELPALLTAIKALRDEHDPEEIVVLSPFGEQSSLVGRFLAREPANKEERLLRDLLTGERAITWRSIFKHKGLDTAAVILTDVSPAAAAWADEHDLSWNDLLYVGMTRAQYRCTVLRSEGAPWRGERDAAIAAVVPPRAGVRTVGAGSSSAAAAAMARMARPTRGE; encoded by the coding sequence ATGCATCCGACCCGTCAACGCACCGACGCAAATCGGAGCGAGCAGCGCCTCTTTACCGCATTCGAGGGCATGAGCGGTCGAGACGACTGGGTCGTCATCACCGGGCTCGCCGTCGGGCAGCACGTGGCCGGCCTCAGCGGCGAGATCGACGTGATCGTCGTCGCGCCCGAGCGGGGCATCCTGCTCATCGAAGCCAAGACAGCCGAGCACGTGGAGTATCGCGACGGCGAGTGGTTCCTCGCGAAGAACCCGGCACCGACGAAGAATCCGTTCGCACAGCTCGACGGCGCACGGCGCAGCATCCGGCACTTCCTGAAGCAGCGCGAGCTGCTGCGCGGGGACGAGCCGATCGCCCGACTGGTGTGGTTCACGAACCTCGGGCGCTGGCAGTTCGACAACGGCACCCCGCACGACTTCACCTTCTTCGAGTGGGAGCTCGGGTGGAGCGATGAGCTCAGCGACCCGGGCGCTCTCGTCGAGAAGGTGCTCGCCGAGCACTGCGCCTGGTTCGGAGAGAGCGAAAACATCGACGTCGAGCCCGCCTCGCTCACCGCCGCGCACGCGACCGCGGTCGCGGATGCCCTGCTCTCGAGCTTCACGGCCACAGCCTCAGCCTCCGACCGTCGGCGCGCACGCCTCATCGACGAACGCGTGCTGCTGGAGGACCAGGAGCTGGTACTCGAGCTGCTCGAGACGAATCGCCATCTCTACTTCGACGGGCCCGCCGGCTGCGGCAAGAGCTGGCTCGTGGCCGTCGCCGCCCGTCGCGCAGCCCGGGCCGGGCGGCGCACGTTGCTGACGTGTTGGAACCTGCTCATGGCCCAGTCGTTGCGTGACCTCGTCGGCGAGAGCACCTTCGACATCGAGGTCGCCGACCTCAACGCAGTCATGCTTCGCGTCTGCGAGCTGGAGGCAAACCCCGACGGCGCCACCGACCACTGGTACCGGCACGAGCTACCCGAACTGACGCTCGCGGCCCTGCGGGAGCATCCGGAACGGGGAGGCTTCGACACGATCTGCGTCGACGAGTTCCAGGATGTCGCGGGCGTGCCGCTGATCATGGACGTGCTGCGGGCCCTGTGCCTTGGCGGCGATCCGGAGCGATCGAGCTTCGTGCTCGCGGGCGATGCCGGCCAGCAGATCATGCGCGCGACCGGAGAGCGGGCCGAGCCGCTGCCGGCCGCGCGCGAACTCGGCGCCGGGATCGTCCACGTAAGGGTGCGGCGCAATTGCCGTGTCGCTCCGCGGCTTCTGCGTGCGGTCCGAGGGCAGTTGGGGCGCCAGAACGACCATTCGGGCGACCGTATGAGCTCATCTACTCCCGGCGCACTCGAGGTCGTCAATGTGTCCGAAGGCCGCGAACTGCCTGCACTGCTGACGGCGATCAAGGCGCTGCGCGACGAGCACGACCCCGAGGAGATCGTCGTACTCAGCCCCTTCGGTGAGCAGTCGTCCCTCGTCGGTCGATTCCTCGCCCGCGAGCCGGCCAACAAGGAAGAGCGCCTGCTGCGTGACCTGCTCACCGGCGAACGCGCGATCACGTGGCGGTCCATCTTCAAGCACAAGGGCTTGGACACCGCGGCCGTCATCCTGACCGATGTCAGCCCGGCCGCCGCGGCCTGGGCCGACGAGCACGACCTCAGCTGGAACGACCTGCTCTACGTGGGCATGACGCGGGCGCAGTACCGCTGCACCGTGCTGCGGTCGGAGGGAGCGCCGTGGCGAGGCGAGCGCGATGCGGCGATCGCGGCGGTCGTTCCTCCGCGGGCCGGGGTCCGGACAGTCGGAGCGGGGTCCTCGTCGGCGGCCGCAGCGGCGATGGCGCGCATGGCGCGGCCGACACGCGGGGAATGA
- a CDS encoding IS256 family transposase — protein MTAPHIVDPAGVLGEALAEASPDLMRSLLQTMINALLSADADAVVGAEWGKPSPDRLTQRNGYRRRELDTRVGTVDVAIPKLRSGTYFPEWLMERRKRAETALITVVADCYLAGVSTRRMDKLVKTLGIHSLSKSQVSRMAADLDEHVEQFRHRPLGDAGPFTFVAADALTMKVREGGRVINAVVLIATGVNADGRREVLGLRVATSETGAAWNSFFADLVARGLGGVRLVTSDAHQGLVEAIAANLPGASWQRCRTHYAANLMSVCPKSMWPAVKAMLHSVYDQPDAASVHAQFDRLLDYVDGKLPDAHEHLDAARADILAFTQFPEGLWQQIWSNNPNERLNREIRRRTDSVGIFPNRDAIVRLVGAVLAEQTDEWAEGRRYLGLDILAKSRLSLVPDTGNEVTTDTVLELSA, from the coding sequence ATGACCGCTCCACATATTGTCGACCCTGCTGGCGTTCTTGGCGAGGCTCTCGCCGAGGCGTCCCCGGATTTGATGCGCAGCCTGCTGCAGACCATGATCAACGCACTGCTGTCCGCGGACGCGGACGCCGTCGTCGGCGCCGAATGGGGCAAACCCAGCCCCGATCGGCTCACGCAGCGCAACGGCTATCGGCGCCGCGAGCTGGACACTCGCGTCGGGACGGTCGACGTCGCGATCCCGAAGTTGAGGTCAGGAACCTACTTCCCCGAGTGGCTCATGGAGCGCCGCAAGCGCGCTGAGACTGCGCTGATCACCGTCGTCGCGGACTGCTACCTCGCCGGGGTCTCCACCCGGCGGATGGACAAGCTGGTGAAGACCCTCGGCATCCACTCGCTGTCCAAGTCGCAGGTCTCGCGCATGGCCGCCGATCTCGACGAGCACGTCGAGCAGTTCCGCCACCGCCCTCTTGGTGATGCCGGACCGTTCACCTTCGTTGCCGCTGACGCGCTGACCATGAAAGTGCGTGAAGGCGGCAGGGTGATCAACGCCGTGGTGCTGATCGCGACCGGCGTCAACGCCGACGGACGCCGCGAAGTCCTCGGCCTGCGGGTCGCCACCTCCGAAACAGGGGCGGCCTGGAACTCGTTCTTCGCCGATCTCGTCGCACGCGGCCTGGGCGGGGTTCGTCTGGTCACCTCCGACGCCCACCAAGGCCTCGTGGAGGCGATCGCCGCGAACCTGCCCGGCGCGAGCTGGCAACGATGCAGGACGCACTACGCCGCGAACCTGATGTCCGTGTGCCCGAAGAGCATGTGGCCGGCGGTGAAGGCGATGCTGCACTCCGTCTACGACCAGCCCGACGCAGCCTCCGTCCACGCCCAGTTCGACCGACTCCTGGACTACGTCGACGGCAAGCTGCCCGACGCGCACGAGCACCTCGACGCCGCGAGAGCGGACATCCTCGCGTTCACGCAGTTCCCCGAGGGGCTCTGGCAGCAGATCTGGTCCAACAACCCCAACGAGCGCCTGAACCGAGAGATCCGCCGCCGCACCGACAGTGTCGGCATCTTCCCCAATCGCGACGCGATCGTCCGCCTCGTCGGCGCGGTCCTGGCCGAGCAGACCGACGAATGGGCCGAAGGACGCCGCTACCTCGGCCTCGACATCCTCGCCAAGTCCCGTCTGAGCCTCGTGCCCGACACCGGAAACGAGGTGACTACCGACACCGTCCTCGAACTCAGCGCTTAA